Proteins encoded by one window of Aphis gossypii isolate Hap1 chromosome X, ASM2018417v2, whole genome shotgun sequence:
- the LOC114128393 gene encoding thioredoxin-related transmembrane protein 2 homolog: protein MLIQRKELIALLKPYYWVNILLTCSYVFCKKTDIFCQYLFSPTEGTCELDAKELEILLFLMIVVMIRTRKAGSVTMLPYISSSFLYTKGANVLLWFYSDVRYGLLFTALVIAVSLCLPEPTYSGPENVLYFRSLATLEEALKEDKQHNVWLICFYTVWNPSCANFAPIFSKLSVEYDTKYLKFGKIDISRYPDAAIKYNISDSSLSRQLPTVIMFKNGVEELRRPSYDSKGKVFKFFFTEPNFKAVFDLNNVYNHCKLADKKKHSDVEEKLKTNKKEKKT, encoded by the exons ATGCTGATTCAAAGGAAAGAGCTGATTGCCTTACTAAAACCTTATTATTGGGTTAACATATTACTTACTTGTTcgtatgtattttgtaaaaagaCTGACATCTTTTGTCAGTATTTATTCTCGCCGACCGAAGGTACTTGCGAATTAGATGCT AAAGAATTGGAAATATTACTATTCTTGATGATTGTTGTAATGATTCGGACAAGAAAAGCTGGAAGCGTCACAATGCTACCTTATATTTCATCCAGTTTCTTGTATACTAAAGGAGCAAATGTACTATTGTGGTTCTATTCAGATGTTCGATATGGTTTACTCTTCACTGCTCTTGTTATTG ctgTAAGTTTGTGTCTACCAGAGCCAACATATTCAGGCCCAGAAAATGTGTTGTACTTCAGATCATTAGCCACTTTGGAAGAAGCCCTTAAAGAAGATAAACAGCATAATGTATGgctcatttgtttttatactgttTGGAATCCTTCGTGTGCTAATTTTGctccaatattttcaaaattatctgTTGA ATATGATACAAAGTATCTTAAATTTggtaaaatagatataagtCGGTATCCTGATGctgcaattaaatataacattagcGATTCATCTTTAAGTCGACAATTACCAActgtaataatgtttaaaaatggtGTAGAAGAACTAAGAAGACCATCATATGATAGTAAaggaaaagtatttaaatttttttttactgag CCTAACTTCAAAGCAGTTTTTGATTTGAACAATGTGTATAATCATTGCAAATTGGCAGATAAGAAGAAACACAGTGATGTagaagaaaaattgaaaactaataagaaagaaaagaaaacataa